Part of the Deltaproteobacteria bacterium genome, CAGGGCCTGCGGTTAAAACAGGCCCTGGAAAAAAGCAAGGAACTGCTAGGCAAGGTTCAAATCGCGGCCGCCGAAAGCCGGGTGGCCGATTATCCGCATCAGTTCAGCGGCGGTATGCGGCAGAGGACCATGATCGCCATGGGCCTGGGCTGCGGCCCCAAGCTCATCATTGCCGATGAACCCACCACGGCTTTAGACGTAACCATTCAGGCTCAGCTCCTGGAGCTGATGAAGAACCTGACCCGAGATTTTGGTATGGCCCTGATGATCATCACCCATAATCTGGGCGTGGTGGCCCGATACGCGGATCGCGTCAACGTGATGTACGCCGGCCGCATCGTGGAAAAGGGAACGGCCGACGATATATATGACGATCCGAAACACCCTTACACCATCGGTCTTATGGCCTCGGTGCCCATACTGGATCAAGACATTAAACGGAAATTAGTGCCCATCCATGGACAGCCGCCGGATCTCTCCGACATCCCCCCGGGGTGCGCCTTTCACCCCCGCTGTACTTACGCAGTGGGGAGATGCCGGGAGGAGACCCCGGTACTGAAATCCGTGGGCGGAAAACATGAGAAAGCGTGCTGGATAGATGTCTGAAAGCAACAACACCGCATTGATTGAAGCGGAGAACCTGAAGGTCTATTTTCCCGTTTACGCCGGAAGCATAATCCAAAGGAAGATCGGGGACATCAAGGCCGTGGATGGAATCAACTTTTCCATTCCCAAAGGCAAAACCATGGGACTGGTGGGCGAAAGCGGCTGCGGAAAAACGACCACCGGTCAGGCCATATTACAGATCGAACCGCCCACCGCCGGGAAAATCTTTTTTGAAGGAAATGAAATATCCGGGCTGAAGAAAAAAGAGGTCAGGAAACTGCGCCGCCACATGCAAATGATCTTTCAGGATCCGTTCGATTCTCTGGATCCGCGTATGAAGGTAAGGGACATCATCGGCGAGCCCCTGGTCGTCCACAACCTGGCAAACGACCGCTCAGATTATCGCGAACAGGTGGCCGAACTGCTCAAGGTGGTGGGCCTGGACCCGCCTATGAGCGAGCGGTATCCGCATGAATTCAGCGGCGGCCAAAGACAGCGCATCGGCGTGGCCAGGGCCCTGGCCGTAAAACCCAGTTTCATCGTCTGCGACGAACCGGTGTCCGCCCTGGACGTTTCCATCCAGGCCCAGATCATCAACCTACTGGAGGAACTCCAGGAGTCATTCAATCTTACCTTTCTTTTCATCGCCCACGACCTGGCCTTGGTGCGGCATATCAGCGATCAAATAGCGGTCATGTACCTCGGGGAAATCGTGGAAACAGCCTCACGGATCGAGCTGTACCGCAATCCGGTTCATCCCTACACCCAGGCCTTGCTTTCGGCCGTGCCCATCCCCAAGCCCAAGGTCGAGGCACAGAGGGAGCATATTCTGCTTAAAGGGGAGGTCCCCAGCCCCCTGAATCCGCCCGAGGGGTGCCACTTCCATCCCCGCTGCGCCCAGGCCCGGTCAGAATGTATCAGCCATACACCGGAAACAAAAGAGATCTCACCCGGACATTTCGCGGCCTGCCACTTATTATAAGGTTGAACGTGAAAAAAAGAGGGTTATACACAGTTGAGAATTGTTCTTTTGACCAGAGTCCTGGCGATTTGAACCATATAACCGTTGTGAGATAACGGCTTTGCACCGGAAACGGCAGCGCTGGCGGCTGCTTCAGCATTGTCATTATTAATGGCTTCGCCGATAAGCGTTTCCTCTGCCTTGACCACCCGATAGGGCGTGACATAAACCGCATTGAGACAAATCCGGGCCGCAGTAACCTTATTTTCCGAAAATGATATCATTGCGGCGCAGTTTACGATGGGGAAATCAATGGACTTCCTCAGAGCGAACTTGATAAATGCGCTTTTCGTTTCGCCTGATGGTGTCGGCACCTGAATCCCGGTTACGACCTCATCTTGATCCAGCACGGTTGTTCCGCCAACCTTTACCTCGAAAAAATCCTCAGCGTTAATCGTTCGCTTTGATGTTATTATTGTGGCGTCCAGAGCTATGAGCGCCGGGGCGGTGTCGCTGGGGTGAACCGCATAGCAGCCATTTTCCACACTGCCGCCGAAGATGGAGTGAAATCTGTTGTCCCCGTCAATGGCATAGCATCTCCCGCCTCCCTTCCTGAGACAGGGGAACCTGTTATCCGGATGTCTGTAATACCAGCACCTGATATCCTGGCAGATGTTGCCGCCAATGGTTCCCATCTCTCGAAGGTGCGGGGATGCGGTACGTCCGGCGGCTTGGGCCAAGGCAGTATACCCGGCCTTGATTTTTAAATCGGCGGCGACGTCCGCAAGCCTGGTCAGGGCGCCGACCTTGAGCCGGCCGTCTTCCTCTTTAATAAAATTCAGACTCGGAATCATCTTGAGATTAATGATCGCCTCTGGATACCCGGGCAGAATTCGATCCTTCATTTTACCCAGCAGGTCTGTCCCGCCGGCCATGATACTGGCCTCACCGCGGTACCGTTTCAGGTTGGAGACCGCCTCATCAATGGTCATGGCGTTGATATGTACGAACTTCTTCACCGGCTTTCTCCTAAACCTTGCTCAGCGCTTTGAGGACCTTGTCCGGCGTAATGGGAAAGTCGTCAATCCAGATACCCAGGGCGTTATAGACGGCCGGTCCCAGGAGGGCGGGCATTACCGTGGCGATGTCTTCACCGATACCAATGACGCCGTAAGGCCCGTAACCCATGCCCGTTTCCACCAGGAGCGTGTCTATGGGTCCCACGTCAAGCATGGTCGCCATTTTGTAATCCAGAAGATTGCCATTCAGCATGATCCCGGTCACCGGATCATAGACCACTTCCTCGCTTCGCCCTCGACCGACGCCCATGTAACTGCCGCCGTACTGCTGTCCTTCACAAGAGGCCCGATTTATGACCTTACCAACATCGTTCACATTAACCACTCGCGTCACCTCGATCAGCCCGGTCTCGGTATCCACCTCGACCTCCATGAAATGGGCCTGCCGGCAAAAGCGAGGGCGGAGATGTTGAGGGGCATAGGTTCCGGTCTGAACATGATAACCAAAGGCAAAAAGCGGTACTGAAAAATTAGACCTCACCCCCAGGTTTTCATGCGAAACCAGCGGCCCAGCTACACCGGAAGGGCCGACAAATTCCGCCATGGTCATCTTCTTTGAAGGATCAGCTTTAAGGTAAATAACGCTGTCCTTGATATCCAGATCCTCCGGCCCGGCGTCAGGGAAGGCTGGAGGAAAGCTGCCGCGCTGTGTCTTTCCCCTGGGGCTTGCGGCCGCTTCGAGGATTTTTCGTTTCAGAATCCTGGCAGCGTGCCTGATGGCAAAGCCGTTGACAGACATGTTGGTGGAAGAATCGGGCGTCATCCGGAAGAATCCAGGATCAGCCTGCGGATTGTAATAAACATCATCCAGGCGCATCCCCAGCTCGTCGGCCGCGATCTGGCAGTAAGAATTCTCGGCATCCACGCCCACGTCACTGCCCATACCCAGGATGGTGGCCGTGCCGTCATTGCGTTCAATACGGATGGCCATTTCACTCGATC contains:
- a CDS encoding FAD binding domain-containing protein, which codes for MKKFVHINAMTIDEAVSNLKRYRGEASIMAGGTDLLGKMKDRILPGYPEAIINLKMIPSLNFIKEEDGRLKVGALTRLADVAADLKIKAGYTALAQAAGRTASPHLREMGTIGGNICQDIRCWYYRHPDNRFPCLRKGGGRCYAIDGDNRFHSIFGGSVENGCYAVHPSDTAPALIALDATIITSKRTINAEDFFEVKVGGTTVLDQDEVVTGIQVPTPSGETKSAFIKFALRKSIDFPIVNCAAMISFSENKVTAARICLNAVYVTPYRVVKAEETLIGEAINNDNAEAAASAAVSGAKPLSHNGYMVQIARTLVKRTILNCV
- a CDS encoding ATP-binding cassette domain-containing protein, with the protein product MSESNNTALIEAENLKVYFPVYAGSIIQRKIGDIKAVDGINFSIPKGKTMGLVGESGCGKTTTGQAILQIEPPTAGKIFFEGNEISGLKKKEVRKLRRHMQMIFQDPFDSLDPRMKVRDIIGEPLVVHNLANDRSDYREQVAELLKVVGLDPPMSERYPHEFSGGQRQRIGVARALAVKPSFIVCDEPVSALDVSIQAQIINLLEELQESFNLTFLFIAHDLALVRHISDQIAVMYLGEIVETASRIELYRNPVHPYTQALLSAVPIPKPKVEAQREHILLKGEVPSPLNPPEGCHFHPRCAQARSECISHTPETKEISPGHFAACHLL
- a CDS encoding ABC transporter ATP-binding protein yields the protein MPPLLEVKNLQTQFFIDNGVVKAVDGVSFDLNEGETLGLVGESGCGKSVSALSILRLIPYPPGKIVGGEIIFEGRDLLKISEEEIRDVRGNRIAMIFQEPMTSLNPALTIGRQVSEPMEVHQGLRLKQALEKSKELLGKVQIAAAESRVADYPHQFSGGMRQRTMIAMGLGCGPKLIIADEPTTALDVTIQAQLLELMKNLTRDFGMALMIITHNLGVVARYADRVNVMYAGRIVEKGTADDIYDDPKHPYTIGLMASVPILDQDIKRKLVPIHGQPPDLSDIPPGCAFHPRCTYAVGRCREETPVLKSVGGKHEKACWIDV